The segment CAAACACGGCTGGTACTACATAGTCTACATATCCCATACGTGCATTAAACGTGGGTTTCAGGTTTTGTCCGGTCGGCGAGTAGTGTTTAGCGGCAAGTGAAAGTGGCTCTCCGTCTACGACAAGACGAGCGACTTTGGTTTTGGCTGCTAATGTTCCGCCTGCCTGAGCCAGACCTTCAACTAATGTGCCGTAAACCAAAAAGTAGGAAGCATCACCCGCATAAGCAAGAGTGGTGCTTTTCCCTAGCATTAAGTCTTTGTAGAAATGTTCCGGAATAACCAAAATTCCGCTCACTTGCTTATCTAGAAAGGCCTGCTTTGCTTCTTCAATGGTCGCATTTCGTTGAACGACTTTGACCTGTGGCGTTGCATCAACCATGCGTTCGAGTTGATAGCTGGCTTGACTCTTATCCAAATTTACTACGGTAAGCGTTTGTTCTCTTGGCGTTTGCTGACTGTAGGGAAGCGGGTAAAGAAAAGAATAGAAAAATACGCCACCAAACACGGTCAATACCACCACAGGGTTGGTAAACAGTGCTTTAATTTCCGCTTTCAGTAAGTTAAACCAGCTCATGGTCACTCCTCACTTTTTTTTCAGCTCGCAGGTGTTTTTTAATCAACAGGAGGGTTAATCCAAGTGGTAGAAGATAGCCAAGCATCGGCCACAAAGATGCAAGAGCAGAATAAGCATCGAGTCCATAGCTGACTTGGCTTACCTGCACATCAATATAATGACTGACAGGTAGCAAGCTGCGCCATATCTGAGCCAAAGTACCCATATCCGTTGTCGGGAATGTTATTCCCATAAAAGCGAAGCTTGGTGCGGTATATGCAGCGGCGAAGCTCATCGCTCGTGCTGGGTCTAATGTAATAAAGAAAAAGAACGAGCCCATAATCATACAGGCCACAATCGTAAAGCACTGAGCAATGACCATGGTCGACATAGAACCGTGCATAGGCCAATCCAGCCCGTGATAAAACCAGCTAAGAAAGCCGGCACCTTGCAAGACGAAGACAAGTGAATAGGGGGCAAGTGTTGCTATCAAACGAGAGAAAGTATTGGGTTGCGCCCAAATGCTTAAACCGTGAGTTCGGTGATTGGCGGCCAGTATCATAATGGTGGTCACCACTATGGCAATTTGCCAAATGGCAGGAACAACCGCCGAAACCAAAAATTGCGCGTAGTTTGTGTTTTTATTAAATAGCGGTGTGATTTGAGTACGTATCGGTAACACGTGGCTCATTGCACCCAGCGTGGTTTGTTGGCCCTTGGCGAGCGTTTTTACCACTTCAACCTGTGCATTAAATGTAGATTGCGCTTGCACGACGGCAGAATTGATTAGCCTTCCAACCAGAATCATTTGGCTGTTGTAGAAGGTGGTAACCTGTGGTTGTTCTCCACGATAAATGGTCTTATCGAATTGGTTCGGAATAACCACATAAGCATAAATGCCAGTGCTCTTTAGATCCTCTGTCGCTTCTGCCACATTGGCGTAACTGCGAAGTACCGAAAGGGTGGAGGTTGCATCCAGTTCGCGGCTAAGCTGACGTGAAAGGCGACTATTGGATAGATCTACAACGCCAATAGGTAAATCGCGGACAATGGCTTGGGAGAATATCCACCAGATAGTGACAACCAATACGATCGGAACCCATGTCAGACAGGAGAGTAACCAGCGATCTCTCCTTAATATCTGCCATTGTGTCTCTAAAGAAGGTGAAGCCACAGCGTGATCCATTTACAGTTCAACCACCACGCTCATACCCATGCGTAAACCTTCAACAGGTTCAACGGGACGAGCCTCAACTTCAAAAGTGCGCAAGTCAAAACCTTGTGTTGCATCGGTAGAGCGCCATGTTGCGAAGTCGCCCATTACCGCAATATGAGTGACTTTAAACGCCAGCGTTTTATTCAGTGCTGGAACAAAAGCATTGAACTGAGAATCCTTAGCAAAATGGCTGAGCAGGTCTTCTCGAACATTGAGAACCGCCCAAGAATCTTGTGTATCGACTACCGTCACAACAGGGAAACCTTGTGGGGCGAGTTCTCCACTTTGCATTAATACTTGTGCAACTTCTCCATCAAACCAGCTCGAAATTTCAGTGTCTGCGGCGTATGCTTCCACTTCAGCAACCGCACCTTCAGCCATACGAACTTTTTCTGCTGCGGCTTGTTTGGTTTCTTCACGAGCGCCTTCTTGAGCCATGTTGTACATCTGCTGTGCTGAGCTTTCAGTGTATTTCGCTGCTTGCCATTGCGTTAAAGCTTCATCTCTTTTCTGCTCAGCAACGACGCCATCTTTATATAGGTTATTGACGCGTAAATAAGTCTTCTCAGCTAACTGAGAAGCGGCGCGCGCTTTTAACCATTGATCTTTTGCTGCTTGAATCTGTTGTTCACGAGCACCGTTTTCCGCTTCCTGAGCCAAGGCTCCAGCGGCTTTTTTTCCAGCAATCGCTTGATCAAGTTTGGCTTCAATTTCTGGGCTGTGAATAGTGAATATCAGCTGTCCTTTTTCGACCATATCACCTTTGCGAACATACACTTGGTCTATACGCCCCGGTACTTTTGAGGAAATGCTGTATTGCTGTGATTCTATCTGACCCTGCAAATGAATAGGCTTTGGCTGATAAGCTTGATAAAAGCCATAACCGATCCATGAAACCAAAGCTAGGGTGGATACAGCAACTAGTGTCGTTTTTACAGCCTTCATGATGGATCCTTTTCATTCACAAGAGTTTGAGTTTCAGCGCTTGTCAGAGGAATTGCTGAATTTTTGTAGTTATCAAATGTGTCCATTTCACTGGTCAGTGCGAGCAATTTATTGAGTGAAATAAGGTAATTAAAGCTGGCAACGTATTGCTGAGTTTTAACGCTCGCTAAATACAGTTCGGCATCTACCACATCAAGAGAGGTAGATAAGCCTTGGGTGAATGCTTTCTGACGCAGTTTAAGGTTTTCTTGAGCAAGATTGAGGCTGGAGTTTAGCCCTGTCACTTCTTCAAGTGCTTGCTCTGCTTCGA is part of the Vibrio diazotrophicus genome and harbors:
- a CDS encoding ABC transporter permease; this encodes MDHAVASPSLETQWQILRRDRWLLSCLTWVPIVLVVTIWWIFSQAIVRDLPIGVVDLSNSRLSRQLSRELDATSTLSVLRSYANVAEATEDLKSTGIYAYVVIPNQFDKTIYRGEQPQVTTFYNSQMILVGRLINSAVVQAQSTFNAQVEVVKTLAKGQQTTLGAMSHVLPIRTQITPLFNKNTNYAQFLVSAVVPAIWQIAIVVTTIMILAANHRTHGLSIWAQPNTFSRLIATLAPYSLVFVLQGAGFLSWFYHGLDWPMHGSMSTMVIAQCFTIVACMIMGSFFFFITLDPARAMSFAAAYTAPSFAFMGITFPTTDMGTLAQIWRSLLPVSHYIDVQVSQVSYGLDAYSALASLWPMLGYLLPLGLTLLLIKKHLRAEKKVRSDHELV
- a CDS encoding ABC transporter permease → MSWFNLLKAEIKALFTNPVVVLTVFGGVFFYSFLYPLPYSQQTPREQTLTVVNLDKSQASYQLERMVDATPQVKVVQRNATIEEAKQAFLDKQVSGILVIPEHFYKDLMLGKSTTLAYAGDASYFLVYGTLVEGLAQAGGTLAAKTKVARLVVDGEPLSLAAKHYSPTGQNLKPTFNARMGYVDYVVPAVFVLILQQTMLIASGMMVGTQKHGIGYWSHISSFKLIALRSVVLIPIYYLLSMYYFGASFSLHGVNTLAHASELLTLLLPFLLSSCFIGIWLGSITPRRELVTLVVLLSSMPLIFSAGFIWPVEAIPQPIVWASKLFPSTPAIQGFLALNQMSAEWRQIASQWTLLWGQVIVWFMLAWWQLSKAQRNCTRIEK
- a CDS encoding HlyD family secretion protein translates to MKAVKTTLVAVSTLALVSWIGYGFYQAYQPKPIHLQGQIESQQYSISSKVPGRIDQVYVRKGDMVEKGQLIFTIHSPEIEAKLDQAIAGKKAAGALAQEAENGAREQQIQAAKDQWLKARAASQLAEKTYLRVNNLYKDGVVAEQKRDEALTQWQAAKYTESSAQQMYNMAQEGAREETKQAAAEKVRMAEGAVAEVEAYAADTEISSWFDGEVAQVLMQSGELAPQGFPVVTVVDTQDSWAVLNVREDLLSHFAKDSQFNAFVPALNKTLAFKVTHIAVMGDFATWRSTDATQGFDLRTFEVEARPVEPVEGLRMGMSVVVEL